A single window of Patescibacteria group bacterium DNA harbors:
- a CDS encoding ABC transporter permease, which yields MEKITIIKPRTAFDFSDLKEIWEYRELLYFFTWRDLKVRYKQTVIGVAWAIFQPLMTMIIFSIFFGKFAQMPSDDIPYPIFVYVGLLLWQFFSGSVTEISNSLINNKDIITKVYFPRIILPISATITKFIDFLIASVILIFLMIYYGYLPHLSGFLILPLLLLITFIAALGLGLFLAALNVKYRDVRYILPFFIQIMLFLTPVIYPASITGIWSWFLAMNPMTGVIKAARAALLGNFPINWPLLGISTMACLILLAVGYYYFRKTEEFFADIV from the coding sequence ATGGAAAAAATAACAATAATAAAACCAAGAACGGCATTCGATTTTTCTGACCTAAAAGAAATCTGGGAGTATAGAGAACTTTTGTATTTCTTCACCTGGCGTGATTTAAAGGTTCGCTACAAGCAAACAGTAATTGGAGTAGCCTGGGCTATATTCCAGCCACTTATGACCATGATTATTTTTTCGATTTTTTTTGGCAAATTTGCTCAAATGCCATCCGATGATATCCCTTATCCTATTTTTGTTTATGTAGGACTTCTTTTGTGGCAATTTTTCTCTGGGTCAGTAACAGAAATCAGTAATAGCTTGATAAACAATAAAGACATTATTACTAAGGTTTATTTTCCGAGAATAATTTTGCCGATTTCAGCAACCATAACAAAATTTATAGATTTTTTAATAGCATCTGTAATTTTGATTTTTTTAATGATATATTATGGTTACTTGCCTCATTTAAGCGGTTTTTTGATACTTCCCCTGTTATTGTTAATTACTTTTATTGCAGCACTGGGTCTCGGACTTTTTTTAGCAGCGCTCAATGTAAAATATAGGGATGTCAGATATATACTGCCATTTTTTATCCAAATCATGTTATTCCTAACCCCTGTTATTTACCCAGCCTCAATTACAGGTATTTGGTCTTGGTTTCTTGCAATGAATCCAATGACAGGAGTAATAAAGGCAGCTAGGGCCGCTCTTTTGGGTAATTTTCCAATAAACTGGCCACTCCTGGGTATTTCAACAATGGCTTGTTTAATTCTGCTGGCTGTTGGTTATTACTATTTTAGAAAAACAGAAGAATTCTTTGCGGATATTGTTTAG
- a CDS encoding GspE/PulE family protein has product MKNKDILDILAEKEILGAKDVISIREEAESQKILIEDLLERKKIIDIEGLTKIKAETYGFPYKNLLDKDLSDDALQTIPSEVAQNYKIICFAKEDKKIKVGIIDTNNFKAIEAVDFLAKRGGLLAEYFLISKKSFNSAFKKYKILSKELTSALESKEESEEKEKKKEEDDSGGMEEITKSAPVAKIVSVIIRHAVEGKASDIHIEPLDKETRIRYRIDGILHTSLVLPRNIHTAIVARVKVMANLKLDETRIPQDGRIRMAIDDKEYDFRVSILPLTGSEKVVMRILDTNKGAPSLVDLGFQGHALRVIEEGIKKTEGLFLVTGPTGSGKSTTLFSVLSSLNKEGINISTLEDPVEYHLPGANQSQVRPEIGYTFSSGLRSFLRQDPDIIMVGEIRDTETAELSIHAAMTGHFVLSTVHTISAVGAITRLVDIGVEPFLVGTTLRIIVSQRLARKICENCREEIKMTKEVSESLRKELKKIPSDYVKEIIPEYDVDNLKMFKGMGCVKCGNTGYKGRVAISEVIDVNKKMQEQILDGKKYFSTEEIRENQKYITITEDGLIKIIQGKTTMEDVLRVTQD; this is encoded by the coding sequence ATGAAAAATAAAGATATTCTAGACATTTTGGCTGAAAAAGAAATACTCGGCGCAAAGGACGTGATAAGTATAAGAGAAGAAGCTGAAAGTCAGAAAATTTTAATAGAAGATCTTCTGGAAAGAAAAAAAATAATAGACATAGAGGGTTTAACAAAAATAAAAGCAGAGACATATGGGTTTCCCTATAAAAATCTTTTGGACAAGGACTTATCAGATGATGCGCTCCAGACGATTCCTAGTGAGGTTGCCCAAAATTATAAGATAATTTGTTTTGCTAAGGAAGATAAAAAAATTAAAGTTGGAATTATTGATACGAATAATTTCAAAGCGATAGAGGCGGTTGATTTTTTAGCCAAGCGGGGAGGTCTCTTAGCAGAATATTTTTTAATATCAAAAAAAAGTTTCAATTCTGCATTTAAAAAATACAAAATTTTATCGAAAGAATTAACCAGTGCCCTAGAAAGCAAAGAGGAGTCGGAGGAAAAGGAGAAGAAAAAAGAAGAAGATGACTCAGGGGGAATGGAAGAGATAACCAAGAGTGCTCCTGTAGCCAAAATTGTTTCTGTTATTATAAGGCATGCAGTTGAGGGAAAGGCATCAGATATTCATATAGAACCATTGGATAAGGAAACGAGAATTCGGTATAGGATTGATGGTATTCTACATACTTCTTTAGTTTTACCTAGAAATATTCATACGGCTATTGTGGCGAGGGTTAAAGTAATGGCAAATTTGAAATTAGATGAAACTAGAATACCCCAGGATGGTCGTATTAGAATGGCAATAGATGACAAGGAGTACGATTTTCGTGTTTCTATTCTCCCCTTAACCGGTTCTGAAAAGGTTGTAATGAGAATTCTAGATACCAACAAGGGAGCCCCTAGCTTAGTTGACCTTGGTTTTCAGGGACATGCCCTAAGGGTTATTGAAGAAGGAATAAAAAAAACAGAAGGTCTTTTCCTAGTAACAGGTCCAACTGGTTCTGGTAAATCAACAACACTTTTTTCTGTCTTAAGTAGTCTGAATAAAGAAGGAATAAATATATCAACCCTAGAAGATCCCGTAGAGTATCACTTACCTGGAGCAAATCAGTCTCAAGTTAGACCAGAAATAGGATATACTTTTTCAAGTGGTTTACGTTCTTTTTTAAGACAAGATCCAGACATTATAATGGTTGGTGAGATTAGAGATACAGAAACAGCTGAATTATCAATCCATGCCGCCATGACTGGACATTTTGTTCTCTCGACTGTCCACACCATTAGCGCTGTGGGCGCCATTACTAGACTAGTTGATATCGGAGTAGAGCCATTTTTGGTAGGGACAACACTTAGAATAATTGTTTCACAAAGGTTGGCCCGTAAAATATGCGAGAATTGTCGTGAGGAAATTAAAATGACAAAAGAAGTTAGTGAATCCCTAAGAAAAGAATTAAAAAAGATTCCAAGTGATTATGTAAAGGAAATTATTCCAGAATATGATGTAGATAATTTAAAAATGTTTAAAGGGATGGGATGTGTAAAGTGTGGCAATACCGGATATAAAGGTCGTGTCGCTATTTCAGAAGTAATTGATGTTAATAAAAAAATGCAAGAACAAATTTTGGATGGAAAAAAATATTTTTCTACAGAAGAAATAAGAGAAAATCAAAAATATATCACCATCACTGAGGATGGTTTAATTAAAATAATTCAGGGTAAAACTACAATGGAGGATGTTTTGAGGGTTACCCAGGATTAA
- a CDS encoding type II secretion system F family protein, producing the protein MSLYKYKVLDPSGKALAGLVDAVTEDMAADTLREKGYSIVSLYLESSGEQAKGAFVIDRVKPKDMVIFSRQFSVLISANVAIVQALRILVDQTENMKLKMILSEVVDEIDGGSTLSGSLAKRPKVFDNFFVNIIKSGENSGKLDEVLDYLANEIEKEYDMISKVKGAMIYPAFVMAGLGTVGIVMMVFVVPKLTTVLEESGGELPMATKILIATSSVLQNYWWLIIILLLGAFFGLKAFLRTKVGKTIFDNIVLRLPIFGRLFKLIYLTRFTRSFNTLLIGGVTMTHALKITGDIVNNSVYKNLIDKTIVSIEDGHSISKEFSQSDQIPKMVSQMMSIGEKTGKLDVILEKITEFYTREIDNIVANLMTLMEPIIMVIMGIGVGIMVAAIIMPMYQMAA; encoded by the coding sequence ATGTCATTATATAAATACAAAGTATTAGATCCGTCGGGGAAAGCCTTAGCAGGCCTTGTTGATGCTGTTACTGAGGATATGGCGGCCGATACCTTGCGAGAAAAGGGTTATTCGATTGTCTCTCTTTATCTTGAGTCTAGTGGGGAGCAAGCCAAGGGGGCTTTTGTGATAGATAGAGTCAAGCCGAAAGATATGGTTATTTTTTCTCGTCAATTTTCTGTTTTGATTTCAGCTAATGTTGCCATCGTTCAAGCTTTGCGGATATTGGTCGACCAAACAGAGAATATGAAGCTAAAAATGATATTATCTGAAGTTGTTGACGAGATTGATGGAGGATCAACTCTTTCGGGATCTCTAGCAAAGAGGCCTAAGGTCTTTGATAATTTTTTTGTAAATATTATAAAATCTGGTGAAAATTCTGGTAAGCTAGATGAAGTTCTTGATTATTTGGCCAATGAGATAGAAAAAGAATACGACATGATAAGCAAAGTTAAAGGAGCAATGATCTACCCAGCCTTCGTTATGGCGGGACTTGGCACCGTCGGGATTGTTATGATGGTTTTTGTTGTTCCTAAGTTAACAACAGTTCTTGAGGAGAGTGGAGGAGAGCTACCCATGGCTACAAAAATTCTTATTGCCACCTCAAGTGTCCTGCAGAATTATTGGTGGTTAATTATTATTTTGTTATTGGGAGCATTTTTTGGCTTAAAAGCATTTCTCAGAACAAAAGTAGGCAAAACTATTTTTGATAATATTGTTTTAAGACTTCCGATATTTGGAAGACTTTTTAAATTAATATACTTGACTCGCTTTACGCGTTCTTTTAATACTCTTTTAATCGGTGGCGTTACTATGACTCATGCTCTTAAAATTACAGGAGATATTGTAAACAATTCAGTTTATAAAAATTTGATAGATAAAACTATTGTGAGCATCGAAGATGGACATTCTATTTCTAAGGAATTTTCCCAAAGTGATCAAATACCAAAAATGGTTAGTCAGATGATGAGCATTGGTGAAAAAACAGGAAAGCTTGATGTTATTTTAGAAAAAATTACAGAATTTTATACCAGAGAAATTGACAATATTGTGGCCAATTTAATGACTCTAATGGAACCAATTATTATGGTTATCATGGGAATTGGTGTTGGGATAATGGTAGCAGCAATTATTATGCCAATGTATCAAATGGCCGCTTAG
- a CDS encoding response regulator — translation MSINKKILIVEDDEFLLSMYSTKFEIEGYEVVMASDGEMGVEKAQKEKPGIILLDIMLPNMDGFDVLKKLKADTTTSAIPVILLTNLSQKQDVEQGLSMGADDYLVKAHFMPSEVVDKINRLLGQ, via the coding sequence ATGTCTATTAATAAAAAAATCTTAATAGTGGAGGACGATGAATTTTTATTGAGTATGTATTCAACAAAGTTTGAAATTGAGGGTTACGAAGTCGTAATGGCTAGCGATGGAGAAATGGGAGTTGAAAAGGCTCAGAAGGAAAAACCAGGTATTATTCTTCTGGATATCATGCTTCCGAATATGGATGGTTTTGATGTTTTGAAAAAGCTAAAAGCAGACACAACAACGAGCGCTATCCCTGTTATTCTTTTGACCAATCTAAGTCAAAAACAAGACGTCGAACAAGGTCTTTCAATGGGGGCCGATGATTATTTAGTAAAAGCACACTTTATGCCTTCCGAGGTGGTAGATAAAATAAATCGCTTATTAGGTCAATAA
- a CDS encoding ATPase, T2SS/T4P/T4SS family: MEVVSIFLNRILLAGKKKRAASLHLSADSVPIIRVHNELIELEGEEKLENDFLMGVIKSILFEDELTILGEKKEITISKDLAGELRFRINIFKQKSSYSISFYYVPNKIKTTKEINLPEIVSRIVDRKAGLLVVAGPYGSGKTATCSALVEEINNNKGGHIVTIEEPIENIFVRKKSLIEQRQIGRDVKTAEDALNYCLNDDVDLVYVSEFKQHFELAFPLMAELSSGNAFVILELNAPSSVQVIEKLINALESKYNEEAARFMLADILTAIVVQKSFFKKPSGRAMAYEVMINNSAIQSLIREGRYFQLDNIIQTSRKEGMISMSKSIDALIYSGEIRESEIY; this comes from the coding sequence ATGGAAGTTGTATCAATATTTTTAAATAGAATATTACTCGCTGGTAAAAAAAAGAGAGCAGCTTCTCTTCATTTAAGCGCTGATAGTGTTCCTATAATTCGAGTTCATAATGAGTTAATAGAGCTTGAAGGGGAAGAGAAGCTTGAAAATGATTTCTTGATGGGTGTTATAAAATCAATTTTATTTGAAGATGAATTGACAATTTTAGGTGAGAAAAAAGAAATAACCATTTCAAAAGACTTGGCTGGAGAGCTTCGGTTTCGCATAAATATTTTTAAACAAAAATCATCATACTCAATTTCTTTTTATTATGTTCCAAATAAAATTAAAACAACAAAAGAGATTAATCTGCCAGAAATAGTTTCTCGTATAGTAGACAGGAAAGCCGGCCTTTTGGTTGTTGCTGGTCCTTATGGTTCAGGAAAAACAGCGACCTGTAGTGCTTTGGTTGAAGAAATAAATAATAATAAAGGCGGACACATAGTAACTATAGAAGAACCAATTGAGAATATTTTCGTTCGCAAAAAATCTCTAATAGAACAAAGACAGATTGGTCGTGATGTAAAAACTGCTGAAGACGCTCTTAACTACTGCTTGAATGACGATGTTGACCTCGTTTATGTTAGTGAATTCAAACAACATTTTGAACTTGCCTTTCCTCTGATGGCCGAACTTTCTTCCGGAAATGCTTTTGTAATACTTGAATTAAATGCACCGAGTTCAGTTCAAGTAATTGAAAAATTAATAAACGCCCTTGAATCAAAATACAATGAAGAAGCCGCCCGTTTTATGCTAGCTGATATTTTGACTGCGATTGTTGTTCAAAAATCATTCTTCAAAAAACCTTCCGGGAGAGCCATGGCTTACGAGGTGATGATAAATAATTCAGCCATCCAATCTTTAATCAGGGAAGGTAGATATTTTCAACTAGACAATATTATCCAAACCTCTAGAAAAGAAGGAATGATAAGTATGAGCAAATCGATTGATGCCTTGATTTATTCTGGGGAAATAAGAGAATCAGAAATCTATTAA
- the pilM gene encoding type IV pilus assembly protein PilM, with translation MGLFSSVDSYLGVDIGSSGIKVVELKKEGRGAKLVSYGFSENSKIKPGLMDDVSYAAQLLNKVCNDAGIHNKAAVAALPTYAVFSSILSLSNVANKDMASAVHWEAKKVIPLPLEEMILDWKVIEEPEKKDNKNIKVLLTGAPKTLVKKYVEIFKVAQMNLLSLETETFSLIRSLMGHDKSTVMIVEIGDSTSDITIADNGIPSFSRSVEVGGLTITQEISEKGSMELEMAEQFKYDLGISSIKNEDATIPKVIEDVISPVVNEIKYAINLYQNKDNKKVEKIILSGGGALLVNLSNYLSKVLDIKVIIGDPWDRISYQEELKPLLGEVGPKLAVAAGLALRSIY, from the coding sequence ATGGGTTTATTTTCTTCAGTTGATTCATATCTCGGAGTTGATATTGGTAGTTCTGGGATAAAAGTAGTGGAGTTAAAGAAAGAGGGAAGAGGGGCAAAACTTGTTTCATACGGTTTTTCGGAAAACTCAAAAATAAAACCAGGCTTAATGGATGATGTTTCTTATGCTGCCCAGCTTTTAAATAAGGTTTGTAATGATGCTGGTATTCACAATAAGGCTGCTGTTGCTGCTCTGCCAACATATGCTGTTTTTTCTTCTATTCTAAGCCTCTCTAATGTGGCAAACAAAGACATGGCCTCAGCTGTTCACTGGGAGGCTAAAAAAGTTATTCCTCTTCCACTTGAAGAAATGATATTGGACTGGAAAGTGATAGAAGAACCAGAAAAAAAAGATAATAAAAACATAAAAGTTCTTTTAACTGGTGCTCCAAAAACTCTAGTGAAAAAATATGTTGAGATATTTAAGGTAGCACAAATGAACCTGCTTAGTCTTGAAACAGAAACTTTTTCCTTGATAAGATCTCTTATGGGGCATGACAAATCAACAGTAATGATAGTTGAAATTGGAGATAGTACTTCAGATATTACAATAGCTGATAATGGAATCCCTTCTTTTAGCAGGAGTGTAGAAGTGGGAGGGCTTACTATCACTCAAGAGATAAGCGAAAAAGGGTCGATGGAACTAGAGATGGCTGAACAGTTTAAATATGATTTGGGGATAAGTTCTATTAAGAACGAAGATGCAACTATCCCAAAGGTAATTGAGGACGTTATATCACCTGTAGTAAATGAGATAAAATACGCCATTAATCTTTATCAAAATAAGGATAATAAAAAAGTTGAGAAAATAATTTTATCAGGAGGAGGTGCTTTGCTTGTCAATCTTTCCAACTACTTATCCAAGGTATTGGATATAAAGGTTATTATAGGTGACCCTTGGGACAGGATTTCCTACCAAGAAGAATTAAAGCCACTTCTGGGCGAAGTTGGCCCAAAATTGGCTGTTGCAGCTGGACTAGCTCTTAGAAGCATTTATTAA
- a CDS encoding double zinc ribbon domain-containing protein has protein sequence MLSRALNTAKNYVTIWRNFLLDLIFPIECLSCSIESKWICNNCYKDIIIKQTQQCLSCGKNNLLGSFCKKCKNNNFLDGVLVASNYDDKLLSQAIKSYKYKLVKGLSIPLSQLLIDLLTQILEDPEKNYFWHGSQKNIINNFTKNIVIPVPLHKKRFRWRGFNQSEELAKIVAEHFKLRINAENLKRIIFKKPQTALDKDERFNNIKNSFIWNGSEIDKKNIILIDDVSTSTATLNECAKVLKKAGANKVWGLVIAHG, from the coding sequence ATGCTTAGTCGTGCTTTAAATACTGCAAAAAATTACGTCACAATTTGGCGTAATTTTTTATTAGATTTAATTTTCCCCATTGAATGCTTGTCTTGCTCAATTGAATCCAAGTGGATATGTAATAATTGCTATAAAGATATTATTATAAAACAAACCCAGCAATGCCTTTCTTGCGGTAAAAATAATCTTCTCGGATCATTCTGTAAAAAATGTAAAAATAACAACTTTCTTGACGGAGTATTGGTTGCCTCAAATTATGACGATAAATTATTGTCTCAAGCAATAAAATCCTACAAGTATAAACTTGTAAAAGGCTTATCCATTCCCCTCTCTCAACTATTAATTGACTTGCTTACTCAAATTTTAGAAGATCCTGAAAAAAATTATTTTTGGCATGGTTCACAAAAAAATATTATAAATAATTTTACAAAAAATATTGTCATTCCCGTTCCTCTTCACAAAAAAAGATTTAGATGGAGGGGCTTCAATCAATCGGAAGAATTAGCAAAAATAGTTGCTGAACATTTTAAACTAAGAATAAACGCAGAAAATCTAAAAAGAATAATATTCAAAAAACCACAAACAGCCCTAGATAAAGATGAAAGATTTAATAACATAAAAAACAGTTTTATCTGGAACGGTAGTGAAATAGATAAAAAAAACATCATACTTATTGATGATGTTAGTACTAGCACTGCCACTCTCAATGAGTGCGCTAAAGTTTTAAAAAAAGCTGGAGCCAACAAAGTCTGGGGTTTAGTTATTGCTCATGGATAA
- a CDS encoding O-antigen ligase family protein: MKKYLSYKKILDILIQFFILEILFLTPLFFSFVVKTNNVFELNKFILFKISVIFLLFFSFIRFFFYGNPESINLFWDKVKKYRMAIIIFVIYFTSLFVSTVFSRFYSISIWGSYDRLFGLESIVFFFLFFCLTFLNLKDKRSINRGLIALIFSSFFVSTYAIAQAFGLDPFRWIESTELRVTSTFGQPNFLGAFLLLVIPLNIYLFRETKQYFRYFYLLVLFLNILSLGYTYSIASWLGFLFGLFLLGLYFIYNSKLKFLNKKNLTIASIIVVILFLFISASSVFKTKISSVFNFENGSTAARVDFWKAGIDGIGEKPFFGHGLDSQGEIIPKYYETNWAVHSSIGVRPSRAHNIFLDTLLTTGIFGLISYILLLYLFFSLIIENIKKNREKFLNISLGIAFASYFVYLLFNFSFITSEIIFWFYFAIILWINFQEDENEDKGQNIKNEKNVLFKTLLKLMIVFLLIFFLFGQLRIEINKIIADQYYLEIRQARVNEEYFKALLLFDYIKELEPKTNTYDIGFGEMLAEWTPKVEKYGLVYSFKGTEYLKEIIKNIDRDKYEERLARANIYSYLSNGDEEYFAKAIKEYENLILDYPGIPRNYYKLANIYFKNNKLEKAEKLSNIHFSKIPDRNNENINRDHLQQVEGEILLNKILLGEINGKRGDIGIAVRYFEEANQIIELPGVYNKMANLYQEKGDFEEAIWYNKKAVEIGDGGHLWSYYLAKSYFEASDFENALFEVNKSLDIFPDYQEAINLKKDIENKWGK; this comes from the coding sequence ATGAAAAAATACTTAAGCTATAAGAAAATATTGGATATCTTAATTCAATTTTTTATATTAGAAATATTGTTTTTAACACCATTATTTTTTTCTTTTGTTGTTAAAACAAATAATGTTTTTGAGTTAAATAAATTTATTCTTTTCAAGATTTCTGTAATATTTTTACTATTTTTTAGTTTTATTAGATTTTTTTTCTATGGTAACCCAGAAAGCATAAACTTGTTTTGGGATAAGGTTAAGAAATACAGAATGGCAATCATAATTTTTGTCATATATTTTACCTCTCTATTTGTGTCAACTGTTTTTTCACGATTTTATAGCATTAGCATATGGGGCTCTTATGATAGATTGTTCGGGCTTGAATCAATTGTATTTTTCTTCCTGTTTTTCTGCTTAACCTTTTTAAACCTAAAAGACAAAAGGAGCATCAATCGGGGGCTCATTGCATTGATATTTTCTTCATTTTTTGTGTCCACCTATGCCATTGCTCAAGCTTTTGGTCTCGACCCTTTTCGTTGGATCGAATCTACAGAGCTAAGAGTGACGTCGACTTTCGGTCAACCAAATTTCTTGGGTGCATTCCTTCTCCTTGTAATTCCGTTGAATATATATTTATTTAGAGAAACAAAACAATATTTTAGATATTTCTATCTTCTAGTATTATTTTTAAATATTCTTTCTCTCGGCTATACATATAGCATAGCTTCTTGGTTGGGATTTTTATTTGGACTTTTTCTTTTGGGATTGTATTTTATTTATAATTCAAAACTAAAATTTTTAAACAAAAAAAATCTTACAATTGCAAGTATAATTGTAGTCATTTTATTTTTGTTTATTAGTGCTTCCTCTGTGTTTAAAACAAAAATAAGCTCCGTTTTTAATTTTGAGAACGGAAGCACTGCTGCAAGAGTTGATTTTTGGAAAGCGGGCATTGATGGGATAGGAGAAAAACCATTTTTTGGGCATGGACTCGATTCACAAGGAGAAATTATACCTAAATATTATGAAACGAATTGGGCGGTCCACTCTAGCATTGGGGTTAGACCAAGTAGGGCTCATAATATATTTCTTGATACTTTATTAACAACAGGTATTTTTGGACTTATTTCCTATATTCTTCTTCTCTACTTATTTTTTAGCTTAATAATTGAAAATATTAAAAAAAATAGAGAAAAATTTTTAAATATTTCCCTTGGAATAGCTTTTGCCTCATATTTTGTTTATCTTTTGTTTAATTTTTCATTTATCACATCAGAGATTATCTTTTGGTTTTATTTCGCAATTATTTTATGGATAAATTTTCAAGAGGATGAGAATGAAGATAAGGGACAAAATATAAAAAACGAGAAGAATGTCTTGTTCAAAACTTTATTAAAATTAATGATTGTTTTTTTGTTAATATTTTTCCTTTTTGGACAATTAAGAATAGAAATAAACAAAATAATTGCCGATCAATATTATCTGGAGATTAGACAGGCGAGAGTCAATGAAGAATATTTCAAAGCCCTCCTTTTGTTTGATTACATAAAAGAATTAGAACCAAAAACAAATACCTATGATATAGGTTTCGGCGAGATGCTCGCTGAATGGACTCCAAAGGTAGAAAAATATGGTTTAGTGTATAGTTTTAAGGGGACAGAGTATTTAAAAGAAATAATCAAAAATATAGATAGAGATAAATACGAAGAGAGATTAGCTCGGGCAAACATATATTCTTACCTTTCAAATGGGGATGAAGAATATTTTGCCAAAGCAATAAAGGAATATGAGAATTTAATATTAGATTATCCAGGAATACCCAGAAACTATTATAAGTTAGCTAATATTTATTTTAAAAACAATAAACTAGAAAAAGCTGAAAAGCTATCCAATATTCATTTTAGTAAAATTCCAGATAGAAACAACGAAAATATTAATCGTGACCACCTCCAACAAGTTGAGGGTGAAATTCTTTTAAATAAGATTCTTCTTGGAGAAATAAATGGTAAAAGGGGAGATATTGGTATAGCTGTGAGATATTTTGAAGAAGCTAATCAAATCATTGAGTTGCCGGGAGTCTATAACAAAATGGCAAATTTGTATCAAGAAAAAGGTGATTTTGAAGAGGCTATCTGGTATAATAAAAAGGCAGTGGAAATAGGAGACGGGGGTCATCTTTGGAGCTACTATCTTGCAAAATCATATTTCGAGGCCAGTGATTTTGAAAATGCTTTATTCGAAGTCAATAAATCCCTCGATATCTTCCCTGATTATCAGGAGGCAATCAATCTAAAAAAAGACATAGAGAATAAATGGGGAAAATAA